From a region of the Phaeodactylum tricornutum CCAP 1055/1 chromosome 4, whole genome shotgun sequence genome:
- a CDS encoding predicted protein — protein MDSDGASTNQYSPQSFNSRMTAVVPFVVLQQPDWATLHRTVQAFRQESQAALQGLSRDLQVALATEQEYRQVLQESTESDSGTLADSLQNRIDRLSILLEHNAKLLGTLLQPFPTIRVLPSANREGQVGTVNSPNPNDTIDHTFSRAHTFPIPRGAAAFFESSSPQQPYDSGAQILAHIVRDWSDAGRPIQASLYDWCVEQVLAYRTRTPSLHPTVRQAQHDSTRPADRILVPGAGLGRLAWELAALPTPSGNNSAEHRAVYVEAVECSVSMAATAAMILPHTYRHKLDESVTTTPGGWSGRAAAHWTAYPYVVDAFSNEVDSERRYRAVHFPSVDQSEKAYETGVDVGAESSDRYRRSRHLDSRNNLSYTIADFTTYRGLTETSGAYRFVVTCFFLDTATNVYDYVATIRHVLEGPSRDRDMALDDERCGGDGDGGLWINVGPLQWHRNAVLHPSANELRSIVERMGFTILYWKVDAAPVEYRDEVVGTRGPKEEPRSTHYDAYCPLRFVARRN, from the coding sequence ATGGATTCCGACGGCGCCAGCACGAATCAGTACTCTCCACAGTCGTTCAATAGCAGGATGACTGCCGTGGTTCCTTTTGTGGTCCTTCAACAACCCGACTGGGCCACTCTACACCGCACAGTGCAGGCATTTCGCCAAGAATCGCAGGCAGCCTTACAAGGGCTCAGTCGTGACTTGCAGGTTGCCTTGGCTACCGAGCAAGAATATCGCCAAGTATTGCAGGAGAGCACTGAATCCGACTCCGGTACTCTGGCCGATTCTCTCCAAAATCGTATCGATCGGCTATCGATACTCTTGGAACACAACGCCAAACTTCTCGGTACCTTGCTCCAACCGTTTCCAACGATCCGCGTTTTGCCTAGTGCCAACCGAGAGGGGCAAGTCGGTACAGTGAACTCCCCAAACCCCAATGATACAATCGATCACACCTTCTCCCGGGCACACACCTTCCCCATTCCCCGCGGAGCGGCAGCATTCTTTGAGTCCTCTTCTCCGCAGCAGCCGTACGATTCGGGTGCCCAGATATTGGCACACATTGTCCGCGATTGGAGTGACGCAGGGCGTCCCATTCAGGCTTCTCTGTACGATTGGTGCGTCGAACAAGTACTGGCCTACCGCACGAGGACCCCATCGTTGCATCCAACCGTCCGCCAGGCACAGCACGATTCGACTCGACCAGCAGACCGGATCCTGGTTCCGGGTGCAGGGTTGGGACGCCTGGCGTGGGAACTCGCCGCGTTGCCAACGCCGTCGGGAAACAATAGTGCGGAGCATCGTGCTGTGTATGTGGAAGCAGTGGAATGTTCCGTATCCATGGCGGCCACCGCCGCAATGATCTTGCCCCATACGTATCGACACAAGTTGGACGAATCTGTTACTACTACACCTGGTGGCTGGAGTGGACGGGCCGCCGCGCATTGGACGGCCTACCCCTACGTCGTGGATGCCTTTTCTAACGAAGTCGATAGCGAACGACGGTATCGAGCCGTGCATTTTCCTTCCGTGGATCAATCCGAGAAGGCGTACGAAACCGGTGTCGATGTGGGCGCCGAGTCGTCCGACCGGTACCGACGGAGTCGCCATCTTGACTCCCGGAACAATCTGTCGTATACGATAGCGGACTTTACGACCTACCGAGGGTTGACGGAAACCAGTGGAGCGTACCGGTTCGTTGTAACATGTTTTTTCCTCGATACCGCCACGAACGTGTACGACTACGTGGCGACGATTCGGCACGTGTTGGAAGGACCATCCCGAGACCGCGATATGGCACTCGATGATGAGCGTTGTGGTGGTGACGGTGACGGCGGCCTGTGGATCAACGTGGGTCCGTTGCAGTGGCACCGCAATGCGGTATTGCATCCGAGTGCGAACGAGCTGCGTAGTATTGTGGAACGCATGGGCTTTACTATTCTGTATTGGAAAGTGGACGCAGCACCCGTGGAATACCGCGACGAAGTTGTTGGAACGAGAGGTCCGAAGGAGGAACCGCGATCCACTCATTACGATGCCTATTGTCCGTTGCGCTTCGTCGCACGGCGCAATTAG
- a CDS encoding predicted protein: MARTGYAKGANSGHVTEQRDLKPKPSSRKGKLGKRTALTRAIAREVVGLAPYERRILDMIKTGGASADKRIYKFAKRRLGSHKRALQKREDIKAVNAQQRARAAAGTK, encoded by the exons ATGGCACGAACAGGATACGCCAAAGGAGCCAACTCGGGTCACGTCACCGAGCAGAGAGATCTCAAGCCCAAGCCTAGTTCCCGCAAGGGT AAATTGGGTAAACGCACGGCTTTGACGCGCGCCATTGCCCGGGAAGTCGTTGGACTGGCTCCGTACGAACGCCGTATTCTTGATATGATCAAGACGGGCGGAGCTTCGGCTGACAAGCGCATTTACAAGTTCGCCAAGCGTCGTTTGGGTTCCCACAAGCGCGCTTTGCAAAAGCGTGAGGACATCAAGGCCGTCAACGCACAGCAACGTGCCCGTGCTGCCGCCGGTACCAAGtaa
- a CDS encoding predicted protein translates to MPDSRWTRDGTRHAYNTTSNKYRAVRTPGGVLKGQRIGKTSKGVKCCDCKNTLAGIKHLPSGSIRRTKKRERTVSRAYGGAACHGCVRQRILRAFLLEEQKAVKKVLAERKK, encoded by the coding sequence aTGCCGGATTCCCGTTGGACCCGCGATGGCACCCGCCACGCCTACAACACGACCTCGAACAAATACCGGGCCGTCCGGACTCCCGGTGGAGTGCTGAAAGGACAGCGCATTGGCAAAACGAGCAAGGGAGTCAAGTGCTGCGATTGCAAGAATACCCTCGCCGGTATTAAGCACTTGCCCTCCGGATCCATCCGTCGTACCAAGAAGCGGGAACGTACCGTCAGTCGGGCCTACGGTGGAGCCGCCTGTCACGGATGCGTCCGTCAACGCATCCTGCGCGCGTTCCTACTGGAAGAACAAAAGGCCGTCAAGAAAGTATTGGCCGAGCGAAAGAAGTAA
- the DHLTA_4 gene encoding dihydrolipoamide acetyl transferase (probable dihydrolipoamide acetyl transferase Pyruvate metabolism & Glycolysis) — protein MIPPKSFLVNVWPRWPHSLAWRSNSAVRPLDSSARTKMKASASSANRLSERNQHHCWDNSLPTSNTCWYLRGSFARNQCHSNMLVSGFSTAVVNTNTDTQSQQIPDQNKSSVPFLLADIGEGIAEVELLQWYVNAGDRVQQFDKICEVQSDKATVEITSRYDGLVASLEGNVGDMIRVGEALLSISHNSENHLRSDDDKGSTVRGDSKFQASPAVRRLGHEHNLDLSGIRGTGPRGRLLKTDVLTYLREVGVQQQDQETGEWKAPRQTTTDASLIEQVVALKGYHRLMAQTMTASLQIPHMGLGDEIVVDQLLACRRQINAARQGPDEVQISLLAFFLKACSLALGEYPMLNSRIEGDTDAFLQNFQVRLLPRHDLGVAMATPRGLVVPVVRGCEQRSLLELQIELNRLKAAATESRLHADDLTTPTFTLSNIGSMNVGQTLKPVLVPPLVAMGALGRIQRVPRFVEDDDDGANPSDKNTVVATNILHVSWAGDHRILDGATLARFHLAFASYVSNPHRMLLHLH, from the exons ATGATCCCACCAAAGTCTTTTTTGGTAAACGTCTGGCCAAGATGGCCTCATTCCTTGGCGTGGCGATCAAATTCGGCCGTGCGCCCTTTGGACTCCTCGGCTCGAACGAAAATGAAGGCGAGCGCCTCCTCCGCAAACCGTCTCTCGGAGCGGAACCAACATCACTGCTGGGATAACTCTCTGCCTACGAGTAACACCTGTTGGTACCTCCGAGGTTCTTTTGCCCGCAACCAATGTCATTCAAACATGCTGGTGTCGGGTTTCTCCACCGCCGTGGTCAACACCAATACAGACAcacaatcgcaacaaatCCCAGACCAAAACAAATCATCCGTGCCCTTTTTACTCGCAGACATCGGCGAAGGCATTGCGGAAGTGGAATTGCTGCAGTGGTACGTGAACGCGGGGGATCGCGTACAGCAGTTTGACAAGATTTGCGAAGTTCAGTCGGACAAGGCGACCGTGGAAATTACCTCTCGGTACGACGGCTTGGTGGCATCATTGGAAGGCAACGTCGGTGATATGATTCGTGTAGGGGAGGCCCTTCT CAGCATCTCGCACAATTCGGAAAACCATCTCCggtcggacgacgacaaaggcAGCACGGTACGCGGGGACTCGAAATTCCAAGCTTCCCCGGCGGTACGCCGACTGGGACACGAACACAATCTAGATTTGTCGGGTATACGCGGCACCGGGCCGCGCGGTCGGCTGCTCAAAACGGATGTACTGACCTATCTACGAGAAGTGGGAGTGCAGCAACAGGATCAAGAAACAGGAGAATGGAAGGCCCCTCGCCAAACGACTACTGATGCGTCCTTGATCGAAC AAGTTGTTGCCCTCAAAGGTTACCATCGTCTCATGGCACAAACGATGACGGCGTCGTTGCAAATTCCGCACATGGGTCTGggcgacgaaattgtcgtcgACCAGCTGCTTGCCTGTCGTAGGCAAATTAACGCTGCACGTCAGGGACCCGACGAGGTACAAATATCCTTACTCGCGTTTTTTCTAAAGGCGTGCAGTCTCGCATTGGGCGAATACCCCATGCTCAACAGTCGGATCGAAGGCGACACCGACGCGTTTCTACAAAACTTCCAGGTCCGGCTGCTGCCTCGACACGACTTGGGAGTGGCCATGGCCACTCCTCGGGGTCTCGTGGTGCCGGTTGTTCGCGGCTGCGAGCAACGTTCGCTGCTGGAGCTGCAAATCGAACTGAATCGGCTAAAAGCCGCCGCGACCGAATCCCGTCTCCATGCAGACGATTTGACGACTCCTACGTTTACGCTTTCCAATATTGGCAGTATGAATGTGGGTCAAACATTGAAACCGGTATTGGTGCCACCCTTGGTGGCCATGGGAGCTTTGGGGCGGATTCAGCGCGTACCGCGGTTTgtggaggacgacgacgacggcgccaACCCCTCGGACAAGAATACGGTAGTCGCCACGAATATTCTCCACGTATCTTGGGCCGGCGATCACCGTATCTTGGACGGAGCCACACTGGCCCGGTTTCATCTAGCCTTTGCGAGCTACGTGTCGAATCCTCACCGTATGCTACTTCATctacattga